The Metopolophium dirhodum isolate CAU chromosome 4, ASM1992520v1, whole genome shotgun sequence DNA window AATTTCTCCCAACTATCCGTATACTCGTAAGGATATACCCCCTTACGAGTAACGAGTGACATATCTCCAGCGGCAAAATGTTTAGCTGCCTCACGGAATTTTTCAAGGCCTGGGGTAACAAGATTCTCGGCAAGACTTTCCAAGCTCGATGGCATAAACCTCATCGTATCAATAAACCTAATAGTGAAAGTActacttaaatatttagaaaaagaaataaatttcTCTTCACTATTCGGGATAACATTAATAGACTTGGAATCGTAAGCTAGTTCAGTAATGATAAAATTAGAGTCGTAGTTACTTAAATTGTGTAAGTAACATGGAACAAATTTAGGCTGTTGTAATTTAAGATTGCATTTAGAACAAAGCGTCTGTCTAAATTTACCAGTTAAATGGTCGTGGTCTCTAACTTTATCACATTTGAATACTGTACGATTAcataaattgcatattttacaCTCTTGGTGTGTTTTTTCTTCATTGTCACTCATAATTAATGGTATATTCGTTTTCAGTAACTTTTCTATCCGCCTACCCACATCTACGATCGCGTCTACGAAATTTTGGGCTACATCCTCACGGTCTACATTACCTCGGTCACCATTCACAGATTCCGGAATCATATATTGTTCTAGAAGCTCTTTTGGTACGTTATCTGCCGCCTTAACCACGAATCCGTAGCTCATCGCTTTATGTTTATGTATGACTGTTGTATTATCCCCCCTACTCTCATCGCTCTTCACTAACAGCGCTTCGAAGTCCGCGTATATTACGAAGGGATGTCGAACCGTATTTTCCCACGATTTAAATTTGAGTACATCTTCGGGTTTAGGCATTACAGGTAAAATTGCATTATGCGACCCACAAATTATCATATGCTCGTCAAGCCCCGCTTGACCACTTTTTCTATGTTTACGCGCTCTATTGTCAAAAGAAGTAAAACATCGCTTACAAAACACGCGACTCGCTATATGCCCCGTTGATTGAGAACGAATAAGCCTAGAAAAAttgcttatataaatataatgcattttttcaTCCTTCgtaatatatagtaaatcaATATGTTCTTCTTTCTCCTTGTCGATGACTTTCAGCGGAAAAACAATATACGACTTAGTTTTTAATAGGGGGTTTAATTTTTTCTCCAGTCCATAAACATTAATACTAACAGTAGGATTTTTCCgttcaaaaattttaacttcactCAACGGTGTTGGGAACGACAAACCTGTGAAGTCATATTTTTCAGAATGTTGGTTGTAATTATTTCCGATACGACTCCTGTTTCTACCGGTGACATGTTTTGCCAGAACACTCCATTTGAAACAGTGCTGATCGTTATTTTGTGGATTTATCGTCCCCTGTTTTCTTTGAATTTCACTTGGTAAAGAAATATAAGTCACTCCATTTCTCTCCATAACCTGATCTCTCTCCCCCTCTTCGCTTTCAATATT harbors:
- the LOC132943926 gene encoding uncharacterized protein LOC132943926, encoding MQVVQEAGFVEISSSHNRIVVNYFAKNILNIRDYITFLSSIKLDLNTLLKSFVQKSPIKFNLKLEATYHRINIENSSENRSFKTSARAIFLDSDLGEIIDQAYGKLLEEEETYVSRGSGFTLQNIDGIILTVYKYTPMLGAGYSNLPGRIQNNDNENNGSGEGVENNSRGGGDVNNGRGDVNNGRGEGDENNGRGEGDENNDSEGGDENIESEEGERDQVMERNGVTYISLPSEIQRKQGTINPQNNDQHCFKWSVLAKHVTGRNRSRIGNNYNQHSEKYDFTGLSFPTPLSEVKIFERKNPTVSINVYGLEKKLNPLLKTKSYIVFPLKVIDKEKEEHIDLLYITKDEKMHYIYISNFSRLIRSQSTGHIASRVFCKRCFTSFDNRARKHRKSGQAGLDEHMIICGSHNAILPVMPKPEDVLKFKSWENTVRHPFVIYADFEALLVKSDESRGDNTTVIHKHKAMSYGFVVKAADNVPKELLEQYMIPESVNGDRGNVDREDVAQNFVDAIVDVGRRIEKLLKTNIPLIMSDNEEKTHQECKICNLCNRTVFKCDKVRDHDHLTGKFRQTLCSKCNLKLQQPKFVPCYLHNLSNYDSNFIITELAYDSKSINVIPNSEEKFISFSKYLSSTFTIRFIDTMRFMPSSLESLAENLVTPGLEKFREAAKHFAAGDMSLVTRKGVYPYEYTDSWEKLDEDSLPGKDEFYSTLHEKAIEDDEYDHALVVWQHFACKTLGEYSDLYLKIDVLLLADIFENFRDVCMKAYAIDPAFYYTAPGMSFHCMLKKTQIRLQLLSDYEMLLMFEKGKEKKSLKV